The Glycine soja cultivar W05 chromosome 8, ASM419377v2, whole genome shotgun sequence genome has a window encoding:
- the LOC114422795 gene encoding 40S ribosomal protein S2-4-like — protein sequence MAETVAVSGCGFGGRGRGGDRGRGWRRTAGRRGEEEEWVPVTKLGRLVKEGKIRSLEQIYLHSLPIKEYQIIDTFVGPTLKDEVMKIMPVQKLSVIPVRRGYWGNKIGKPHNVPFKVTGKCGSVTVRMVPAPRGSGIVAIRVPKKVLQFAGIDGVFTSSRGSTKTLGNFVKATFDCLLKSYGFLTLEFWKETRFSKSPFQEYTDLLAKPTGKALILEEERVEA from the exons ATGGCGGAGACCGTGGCAGTTTCCGGATGCGGCTTTGGCGGTCGTGGACGCGGCGGCGACAGGGGACGAGGGTGGCGCAGGACAGCAGGGCGCCGTGGCGAGGAGGAGGAGTGGGTACCAGTGACAAAGCTAGGACGCCTGGTGAAGGAGGGTAAAATCCGTAGCCTGGAGCAAATCTACCTACACTCGCTCCCAATCAAGGAATACCAAATCATCGACACCTTCGTGGGGCCCACCCTGAAGGACGAGGTGATGAAGATCATGCCCGTCCAGAAACTCTCTGTTATTCCTGTCAGGAGAGGGTATTGGGGTAACAAGATCGGAAAGCCCCACAACGTTCCTTTCAAGGTTACCGGCAAGTGTGGTTCTGTTACCGTTCGCATGGTCCCCGCTCCTCGTGGGTCCGGAATTGTTGCTATTAGGGTTCCAAAGAAGGTCTTGCAGTTCGCTGGAATCGATGGTGTCTTCACTTCCTCAAGGGGTTCCACCAAAACCCTCGGAAATTTCGTCAAG GCTACTTTTGACTGTTTGCTGAAAAGCTACGGTTTTCTAACACTGGAGTTCTGGAAGGAGACTCGGTTCTCCAAATCACCATTCCAAGAGTACACAGATCTATTGGCAAAGCCAACAGGAAAGGCCCTGATCCTCGAGGAGGAAAGGGTGGAGGCTTGA
- the LOC114421222 gene encoding microtubule-associated protein 70-2-like → MAEVSGEGGAEATVATPVLPLAVSGSFKEGKSSSRRRAHSMRPSLDADEFMNLLHGSDPVKVELNRLENEVRDKDRELSEAQAEIKALRLSERLREKAVEELTEELSRVEGKLKLTESLLESKNLEIKKINDEKKASMAAQFAAEATLRRVHAAQKDDDMPPIEAILAPLEAELKLARQEIAKLQDDNKALDRLTKSKEAALIEAEKTVQIALAKASMVDDLQNKNQELIKQIEICQEENKILDKMHRLKVAEVEKLTQTVRELEEAVLAGGAAANAVRDYQRKFQEMNEERKTLDRELARAKVTANRVAVVVANEWKDANDKVMPVKQWLEERRFLQGEMQQLRDKLAITERTAKSEAQLKEKYQLRLKVLQESLRETSNSINRGTSEGRCVSNGPSRRQSLGGADNISKLTSNGFLKRSPSTQIRSSVSSSTVLKHAKGTSKSFDGGTRSLERSKILLNGKPPSYSFNQSSEGTKVREEKDKWKGNSDDKPNDFPTVDTDDSVPGVLYDLLQKEVLALRKVGHEKDQSLKDKDDAIEMLAKKVDTLTKAMEVEAKKMRREVASMEKEVAAMRVEKEQDTRAKRFSNVKGPVNSAQHQLVSGRNVARGGLTRSTQ, encoded by the exons ATGGCGGAGGTTTCCGGCGAGGGGGGAGCAGAGGCGACGGTGGCCACGCCGGTGCTGCCGTTGGCGGTGTCTGGATCGTTCAAGGAAGGGAAGAGCTCGTCGCGGAGGCGCGCGCATTCGATGAGGCCGAGCCTCGACGCGGACGAGTTCATGAACCTGTTGCACGGTTCGGATCCGGTGAAGGTGGAGCTCAATCGGTTGGAGAATGAAGTGAGAG ATAAGGACAGAGAATTATCAGAAGCGCAGGCGGAGATCAAAGCCTTGAGGCTCTCCGAACGACTCAGAGAAAAGGCCGTTGAAGAG CTTACTGAAGAATTGTCAAGGGTTGAGGGGAAGCTGAAGTTAACAGAATCTCTTCTAGAAAGCAAA AATcttgaaataaagaaaattaatgatgAAAAGAAAGCATCGATGGCAGCTCAGTTTGCAGCTGAAGCCACTCTTCGAAGGGTCCATGCTGCTCAGAAGGATGATGACATGCCTCCTATAGAGGCCATTCTTGCTCCTCTGGAGGCTGAACTTAAGCTTGCGCGGCAAGAG ATAGCAAAACTTCAAGATGATAACAAAGCTTTAGACCGTCTCACCAAATCTAAAGAAGCAGCACTTATTGAAGCTGAGAAGACTGTACAGATTGCCTTGGCTAAGGCCTCCATGGTGGATGATctccaaaataaaaatcaagagctAATTAAACAGATTGAGATTTGCCAG gaagaaaataaaattttggacAAAATGCATAGACTGAAGGTGGCAGAGGTTGAAAAGCTTACCCAAACCGTGAGAGAACTAGAAGAGGCTGTCCTTGCAGGTGGTGCAGCTGCAAATGCTGTGAGAGATTATCAACGGAAATTTCAAGAAATGAAT gaagaaagaaaaactctTGACCGGGAGTTAGCTCGTGCCAAGGTAACAGCAAACAGAGTAGCTGTAGTGGTTGCAAATGAATGGAAAGATGCTAATGACAAAGTGATGCCTGTGAAACAATGGCTTGAAGAACGACGATTCTTGCAG GGAGAGATGCAGCAACTTCGGGACAAGCTTGCTATAACTGAGCGAACTGCAAAGTCTGAAGCACAGTTAAAA gaaaaatatcaattaaggctTAAAGTGCTACAGGAGAGTTTGAGAGAAACTTCTAACAGTATTAATCGCGGCACCTCAGAGGGAAGATGTGTTAGCAATGGGCCTTCTCGACGTCAATCCCTAGGTGGAGCTGATAACATCTCAAAACTAACATCTAATGGGTTTTTGAAGAGATCACCGTCCACTCAAATTAGGTCTTCTGTGTCTTCAAGCACAGTTTTGAAGCATGCTAAAGGCACATCTAAATCATTTGATGGTGGTACAAGGTCATTAGAAAGGAGTAAAATTCTTCTAAATGGAAAACCTCCAAGTTACTCATTCAACCAGTCTTCCGAAGGAACCAAAGTCagggaagaaaaagataaatggaaAGGAAATTCAGATGATAAACCAAATGACTTCCCAACAGTGGATACAGACGATAGTGTTCCAGGAGTTTTGTATGATTTGCTGCAGAAAGAGGTCTTAGCCTTGAGGAAAGTTGGTCATGAGAAAGATCAAAGCCTAAAAGATAAAGATGATGCCATTGaa ATGCTGGCAAAGAAAGTAGATACATTGACCAAAGCCATGGAAGTTGAGGCAAAGAAGATGAGAAGAGAAGTAGCTTCCATGGAGAAGGAGGTAGCTGCAATGCGTGTTGAAAAAGAACAAGACACAAGAGCAAAGCGTTTCAGTAATGTAAAGGGCCCTGTGAACAGTGCTCAGCATCAGCTTGTTTCTGGAAG AAATGTGGCACGGGGAGGATTAACACGCAGCACGCAATGA